The Vicia villosa cultivar HV-30 ecotype Madison, WI linkage group LG1, Vvil1.0, whole genome shotgun sequence genome includes a region encoding these proteins:
- the LOC131637538 gene encoding SNARE-interacting protein KEULE-like isoform X3, translating to MFLSDMSGRKPLYRKAFVFFSSPIAKELVLEIKKDTLVLPRIGALREMNLEYFAIDSQGFITNNERALEELYGDEENNKKAVACLNVMATRVASVFASLREFPFVRFHAARSLDANTMTTFHDLIPTKLAAGVWDSLMKYKKSIPNFPQTETCELLIIDRTIDQIAPLIHEWTYDAMCHDLLNMEGNKYVHEIPGKNGGQPERKEVLLEDHDPIWLELRYAHIADASERLHEKMTNFISKNKAAQIQHGSRGSGEMSTRDLQKMVQALPQYSEQIDKLSLHVEIAGKVNRIIRESGLRELGQLEQDLVFGDAGMKDVIKFLTTKEDTSRENKLRLLMILAAIYPEKFEGEKGLNLMKVAKLTNDDAIAINNLRVLGGEPDAKKTSTSGFALKFDMHKKKRAVRKNRAEEETWQLSRFYPIIEELVEKVSKNELSNEDYPCLNDPSPSFHGTPYAGPATQNPPAHSLRSRRTPTWARPRGSDDGYSSDSVLKHTSSDFKKMGQRIFIFIVGGATRSELRICHKLTNKLKREVILGSSSLDDPAQFITKLKMLTMPQELSLDDLQI from the exons ATGTTTTTGTCAGATATGTCTGGAAGAAAACCTTTATACAGGAA AGCATTTGTTTTCTTCAGTTCACCTATTGCCAAAGAATTGGTGTTGGAGATTAAGAAAGATACACTGGTTTTGCCTCGCATTGGTGCATTAAGAGAG ATGAATTTAGAATATTTTGCCATCGACAGTCAG GGTTTCATTACAAACAATGAGAGAGCTTTAGAAGAGCTATACGGGGACGAGGAGAACAATAAAAAAGCGGTTGCATGTTTGAATGTGATGGCTACTCGAGTTGCTTCCGTTTTTGCTTCATTAAGA GAATTTCCGTTTGTTCGCTTTCATGCTGCCCGGTCACTAGATGCAAACACAATGACTACTTTTCATGATCTTATTCCTACAAAGCTTGCTGCTGGTGTCTGGGACTCTCTtatgaaatataaaaaaagtaTACCTAATTTTCCTCAGACTGAGACATGCGAGCTGCTTATCATTGATAGAACTATCGATCAG ATTGCTCCTTTGATACACGAATGGACTTATGATGCAATGTGCCATGATTTGTTGAATATGGAGGGAAATAAATATGTTCACGAG ATTCCTGGCAAGAATGGTGGTCAACCTGAAAGAAAAGAGGTTCTGTTGGAAGATCATGATCCTATATGGCTTGAACTTCGTTATGCACATATTGCCGAT GCTAGTGAACGGTTGCATGAGAAAATGACCAACTTCATTTCAAAGAATAAAGCTGCACAGATCCAACATGGTTCAAG GGGTAGTGGTGAAATGTCAACAAGGGACTTACAGAAGATGGTTCAAGCACTTCCACAATACAGTGAACAAATCGACAAGCTCTCCCTCCATGTAGAG ATCGCAGGAAAAGTTAACAGAATTATCAGGGAGTCAGGACTTCGGGAACTAGGGCAACTAGAGCAGGATCTTGTTTTTGGAGACGCAGGAATGAAAGATGTAATCAAGTTTCTGACTACGAAAGAA GATACATCCCGTGAAAACAAGTTGCGATTGTTAATGATTCTGGCAGCCATATATCCTGAAAAATTTGAGGGTGAAAAGGGTCTTAATTTGATGAAG GTGGCAAAATTGACAAATGATGACGCGATTGCTATAAATAATTTGAGAGTGCTTGGGGGAGAACCTGATGCCAAAAAAACTTCAACCAGTGGCTTTGCTCTTAAGTTTGATATGCACAAG AAAAAGCGTGCAGTAAGGAAAAATCGTGCAGAAGAAGAGACGTGGCAGCTATCACGCTTTTATCCCATAATTGAG GAACTTGTTGAAAAAGTTAGCAAAAATGAACTATCAAATGAAGATTATCCATGTCTAAATGATCCAAGCCCATCTTTCCATGGTACACCATATGCGGGACCCGCAACTCAAAATCCTCCTGCTCATTCACTTAGATCAAGGAGAACTCCAACTTGGGCCCGGCCTCGGGGCTCCGATGATGGATATTCAAG CGATTCGGTGCTTAAACATACATCCAGTGATTTCAAGAAGATGGGGCAAAGAATATTTATATTCATTGTTGGTGGAGCGACTAGATCTGAG CTTAGGATTTGCCACAAGCTTACTAATAAGCTGAAGAGGGAAGTTATTCTGGGCTCGTCAAGTCTCGATGACCCTGCACAATTTATCACG AAATTGAAGATGCTAACAATGCCTCAAGAACTCTCATTGGACGATCTCCAGATATGA